Proteins from a genomic interval of Haemophilus parainfluenzae T3T1:
- the serB gene encoding phosphoserine phosphatase, whose product MQIQNLASITQKYPQFPTALSSDLPHSDESHAFILYGTTLNLAKLLEFQQKCGQTFLCFDAWNVEKNTIVLLKGEWLSDFIAHAHDLQLDIAKLDFDAKLSEKGLLVMDMDSTAIQIECIDEIAKLAGTGELVSAITESAMRGELDFEQSLRRRVGTLKGAPESILQQVREKLPLMPGLIETIKTLQQHGWKTAIASGGFTYFADYLKSLLNLDFAASNQFEIIDGTLTGNVKGSVVDAQYKANTLQKLAEEYGIPRKNTLAIGDGANDLAMMKVAGLGVAFHAKPKVQQQAQIVVNFADLTALLCLLSANDRI is encoded by the coding sequence ATGCAAATTCAAAACCTTGCAAGCATTACCCAAAAATATCCCCAATTCCCCACCGCACTTTCGTCTGATTTGCCTCACTCCGATGAATCGCATGCGTTTATTTTATACGGTACAACGCTGAATTTAGCCAAATTACTCGAATTCCAACAAAAGTGCGGTCAAACTTTTCTGTGTTTTGATGCATGGAACGTTGAAAAAAATACCATTGTCCTTTTAAAAGGCGAATGGCTATCCGATTTTATTGCCCATGCTCACGACCTGCAATTAGACATCGCCAAACTGGATTTTGATGCAAAATTATCAGAAAAAGGTTTATTGGTGATGGATATGGATTCTACCGCCATTCAAATTGAATGTATCGATGAGATCGCTAAACTGGCTGGCACGGGTGAATTAGTTTCTGCCATTACTGAAAGCGCCATGCGTGGCGAGCTCGATTTTGAACAAAGTTTGCGTCGCCGTGTGGGTACGCTTAAAGGCGCGCCAGAAAGCATTTTGCAACAGGTACGTGAAAAATTACCGTTAATGCCAGGCTTAATTGAAACCATTAAGACATTACAACAACATGGTTGGAAAACCGCCATTGCCTCTGGTGGCTTTACCTATTTCGCCGATTACTTAAAAAGTTTATTAAATCTTGACTTTGCGGCTTCCAATCAATTTGAAATTATTGATGGTACGCTGACTGGAAATGTAAAAGGTAGCGTAGTCGATGCACAATACAAAGCGAATACCTTGCAAAAACTCGCTGAGGAATACGGTATTCCACGCAAAAACACCCTTGCTATTGGTGATGGCGCTAATGATTTGGCTATGATGAAGGTCGCCGGATTAGGCGTGGCATTTCATGCGAAACCAAAGGTGCAACAACAAGCACAAATTGTGGTAAACTTTGCTGACTTAACCGCACTTTTATGTCTTTTAAGTGCAAATGATCGAATTTAA
- the argH gene encoding argininosuccinate lyase: MALWGGRFTQAADKRFKDFNDSLRFDYRLAEQDIEGSIGWSKALVNVGVLSAEEQQQLEVALNELLIEVRSNPQAILQDDAEDIHSWVESKLIDKVGNLGKKLHTGRSRNDQVALDIKMWCKQRVVELQESVRNLQRHLVQTAENTQDAVMPGYTHLQRAQPITFAHWCMAYVEMFERDYSRLADAYKRMNSCPLGSGALAGTAYAVDREQLASDLGFAFATRNSLDSVSDRDHIVELLSTASLSMAHLSRFAEDMIIFNSGEANFVELSDRVTSGSSLMPQKKNPDACELIRGKAGRVMGALTGMLMTLKGLPLAYNKDMQEDKEGIFDALDTWQDCVDMATFVLDELKVNIDRTREAALKGYSNATELADYLVAKGVPFRDSHHIVGETVVYAIEKGKALEDLTIPEFRQFSDVVGDDVYDILSLQSCLDKRCAKGGVSPLRVAEAIAEAKARLA, encoded by the coding sequence ATGGCTCTCTGGGGTGGTCGTTTTACACAAGCGGCAGACAAACGTTTTAAAGATTTTAATGATAGCCTGCGTTTTGATTATCGCTTGGCAGAGCAAGATATTGAAGGCTCAATTGGTTGGTCCAAAGCTTTAGTGAATGTTGGTGTATTAAGTGCTGAAGAGCAACAACAGCTAGAGGTTGCCTTAAATGAATTATTAATCGAAGTGCGGTCAAATCCACAAGCAATTTTGCAAGATGATGCAGAAGATATTCATAGCTGGGTGGAAAGTAAGCTTATTGATAAAGTGGGTAATTTGGGCAAAAAATTACACACGGGTCGTAGCCGTAATGACCAAGTTGCACTTGATATTAAAATGTGGTGCAAACAGCGTGTAGTCGAGTTGCAAGAGTCAGTTCGTAATCTTCAACGCCATTTGGTACAAACTGCTGAAAATACGCAAGATGCGGTGATGCCGGGTTATACCCATTTACAACGTGCACAACCAATCACTTTTGCCCATTGGTGTATGGCTTATGTAGAAATGTTTGAGCGTGATTATTCACGTCTCGCTGATGCTTATAAACGCATGAATAGCTGCCCATTAGGTAGTGGTGCACTTGCGGGGACAGCCTATGCAGTCGATCGTGAACAATTAGCCTCAGATTTAGGTTTTGCTTTTGCGACGCGTAATAGTTTGGATAGCGTCTCTGATCGTGACCATATTGTGGAATTACTCTCAACGGCATCTTTAAGTATGGCGCATCTTTCTCGCTTTGCAGAAGATATGATTATTTTCAACAGTGGTGAAGCGAATTTTGTCGAATTGTCAGATCGTGTAACTTCAGGTTCCTCTTTAATGCCACAAAAGAAAAATCCAGATGCTTGTGAATTGATTCGTGGTAAAGCGGGCCGTGTAATGGGCGCATTAACCGGTATGTTGATGACCTTAAAAGGTTTACCGTTAGCGTATAACAAAGATATGCAAGAAGACAAAGAAGGGATCTTTGATGCGTTAGATACCTGGCAAGATTGCGTAGATATGGCGACTTTCGTGTTAGATGAGTTAAAAGTGAATATCGACCGTACACGTGAAGCCGCTTTAAAAGGCTACTCAAATGCAACAGAGTTAGCGGATTACCTTGTGGCAAAAGGTGTGCCATTCCGTGATTCTCACCATATTGTCGGTGAAACCGTGGTTTATGCCATTGAAAAAGGCAAAGCCTTGGAAGACTTAACCATTCCTGAATTCCGTCAATTTAGTGATGTGGTAGGGGATGATGTATATGACATTCTTTCACTACAATCTTGTTTAGATAAACGTTGTGCGAAAGGTGGGGTTTCACCACTTCGTGTAGCAGAAGCGATTGCAGAAGCAAAAGCGAGATTAGCTTAA
- a CDS encoding YajQ family cyclic di-GMP-binding protein — MPSFDIVSEITMHEVRNAVENANRVLSTRYDFRGVEAVIELNEKSETVKVTTESDFQLEQLIEILIGAFVKRGIEHSSLDIPTESEHHGKLYTKEIKLKQGIETEMAKKITKLVKDSKIKVQTQIQGEQVRVTGKSRDDLQAVIQLVKGAELGQPFQFNNFRD, encoded by the coding sequence ATGCCATCTTTTGACATCGTATCTGAAATTACTATGCACGAAGTGCGTAATGCGGTTGAAAATGCAAACCGCGTATTAAGTACACGTTATGATTTTCGTGGCGTGGAAGCGGTCATTGAATTAAATGAAAAAAGCGAAACCGTGAAAGTGACGACCGAATCAGATTTCCAATTAGAACAATTAATTGAAATCTTAATTGGTGCGTTTGTAAAACGTGGCATTGAGCATAGCTCATTGGATATTCCAACAGAAAGTGAACATCACGGTAAACTTTACACCAAAGAAATCAAATTAAAACAAGGGATTGAAACAGAGATGGCGAAGAAAATCACTAAATTAGTGAAAGATTCAAAAATCAAAGTTCAAACTCAAATTCAAGGTGAACAAGTACGCGTAACCGGTAAATCCCGTGATGATTTACAAGCTGTTATTCAATTAGTGAAAGGCGCGGAATTAGGCCAACCATTCCAGTTTAATAACTTTAGAGATTAA
- the tkt gene encoding transketolase, whose protein sequence is MATRRQLANAIRALSMDAVQKAKSGHPGAPMGMADIAEVLWRDFLKHNPNNPKWADRDRFVLSNGHGSMLIYSLLHLTGYDLSIEDLKQFRQLHSKTPGHPEYGYAPGVETTTGPLGQGITNAVGMAIAEKTLAGQFNREGHEIVDHHTYVFLGDGCLMEGISHEACSLAGTLGLGKLIAFYDDNNISIDGHVDGWFSDDTAARFEAYGWQVIRNVDGHDAEQIRAATILAQAEKEKPTLIICKTIIGFGSPNKSGSHDCHGAPLGDEEIALTRKALGWEYGPFEIPDEYYAEWSAKEKGAVAEKSWEEKFAAYAKAYPELAAEFTRRVNGELPANWAAESKAFIEKLQANPASIASRKASQNAIEAYAHVLPEFLGGSADLASSNLTLWSGSKPIRAHENVGGNYLNYGVREFGMSAIMNGIALHGGFIPYGATFLMFYEYAHNAVRMAALMKQRSLFVYTHDSIGLGEDGPTHQPVEQTTSLRLIPNLETWRPCDQVESAIAWQQAVERQDGPSALIFTRQNLAQMDRTFAQLDAVKRGAYVLKDCEGTPELIFIATGSEVELAMKAADVLSAEGKKVRVVSMPSTNRFDKQDAAYRESVLPAAVTKRVAIEAGIADFWYKYVGFEGRVVGMNSFGESAPADQLFKLFGFTVDNVVAKAKEIL, encoded by the coding sequence ATGGCAACTCGTAGACAACTCGCCAACGCAATTCGTGCGCTATCAATGGATGCAGTACAAAAAGCGAAATCAGGCCACCCAGGTGCACCGATGGGAATGGCGGATATCGCTGAAGTATTATGGCGCGATTTCTTAAAACATAACCCAAACAATCCTAAATGGGCCGATCGCGACCGTTTTGTACTTTCTAATGGCCACGGTTCAATGTTGATCTATAGCTTATTACATTTAACAGGTTATGATCTTTCTATCGAAGATTTAAAACAATTCCGTCAATTACATTCTAAAACCCCTGGACATCCAGAATATGGTTATGCACCAGGTGTTGAAACCACAACTGGTCCGTTAGGCCAAGGTATCACTAATGCCGTGGGTATGGCGATTGCGGAGAAAACATTAGCAGGTCAATTTAACCGTGAAGGTCATGAAATCGTAGACCACCACACTTATGTGTTCTTAGGTGATGGCTGTTTAATGGAAGGGATTTCTCACGAAGCTTGCTCTTTAGCAGGCACATTAGGTCTTGGTAAATTAATCGCATTCTACGATGACAACAACATTTCGATTGATGGTCATGTAGATGGCTGGTTCAGTGATGATACAGCTGCTCGTTTTGAAGCTTATGGCTGGCAAGTAATCCGTAATGTGGACGGCCACGATGCAGAACAAATTCGTGCCGCAACCATTCTTGCTCAAGCTGAAAAAGAAAAACCAACGTTAATTATTTGTAAAACCATCATCGGTTTTGGTTCACCAAATAAATCAGGCTCTCATGATTGCCACGGTGCACCATTAGGTGATGAGGAAATCGCATTAACCCGTAAAGCACTTGGCTGGGAATATGGTCCATTTGAAATTCCAGATGAGTACTATGCTGAATGGTCAGCGAAAGAAAAAGGTGCTGTAGCTGAAAAATCTTGGGAAGAAAAATTTGCCGCTTATGCAAAAGCATATCCGGAACTTGCGGCAGAATTTACACGTCGTGTAAACGGTGAATTACCAGCAAATTGGGCGGCAGAATCTAAAGCGTTTATTGAAAAATTACAAGCTAACCCTGCAAGCATTGCAAGCCGTAAAGCATCACAAAATGCAATCGAAGCTTATGCACATGTGTTACCTGAATTCTTAGGCGGATCAGCAGACTTAGCAAGCTCTAACTTAACGTTATGGAGTGGGTCTAAACCAATTCGTGCACACGAAAACGTAGGTGGTAACTACCTTAACTATGGTGTGCGTGAGTTCGGTATGTCAGCGATCATGAATGGTATTGCTTTACACGGCGGTTTCATTCCTTATGGCGCAACCTTCTTAATGTTCTATGAATATGCTCACAATGCAGTGCGTATGGCGGCATTAATGAAACAACGCTCACTCTTTGTTTATACGCACGACTCGATTGGTTTAGGCGAAGATGGACCAACTCACCAACCAGTTGAGCAAACCACATCATTACGCTTAATTCCAAATCTTGAAACATGGCGTCCATGTGACCAAGTGGAATCAGCTATCGCATGGCAACAAGCGGTTGAACGTCAAGATGGTCCAAGTGCGTTGATCTTTACTCGTCAAAACTTAGCCCAAATGGACCGCACTTTTGCACAATTAGATGCAGTTAAGCGTGGTGCTTATGTGTTAAAAGACTGTGAGGGTACACCAGAGTTAATCTTCATTGCGACAGGTTCTGAAGTAGAATTAGCGATGAAAGCAGCAGATGTATTGAGTGCTGAAGGTAAAAAAGTACGTGTAGTTTCTATGCCAAGTACTAATCGTTTCGATAAACAAGATGCAGCGTACCGTGAAAGCGTATTACCTGCAGCTGTAACCAAACGTGTTGCGATTGAAGCAGGTATTGCAGACTTCTGGTATAAATACGTTGGCTTTGAAGGTCGCGTGGTAGGTATGAATAGCTTCGGTGAATCAGCACCAGCAGATCAATTATTCAAACTCTTTGGTTTCACCGTGGATAACGTGGTGGCAAAAGCAAAAGAGATTTTATAA
- a CDS encoding YtjB family periplasmic protein, which yields MQLIKEKLQKSLMFGLIVLLCIGAMAVILFGVKQFKIGSQLSSVNQVANLSHTLVRQQANLFSVLLTNNAKSDQLVENLDNLVKENFVLDATIYDYNGKELAQSTNTGNLREQLGLEHKNEGEFSTQQIVEPIYSASNNAVRGFLRVTFDAQYAQTTQSKINQVFHRLYGEIVVVFLLGALFASSIHYFLSHYRRTYRKPVETKTVVNLQGKSSSQRFHQRRRRI from the coding sequence GTGCAATTAATTAAAGAAAAACTTCAAAAATCACTGATGTTTGGACTCATCGTTCTGCTTTGCATTGGTGCTATGGCGGTGATTTTATTTGGTGTGAAACAATTTAAGATTGGTTCACAGCTTTCAAGTGTGAATCAAGTGGCGAATTTATCGCATACTTTGGTTCGTCAGCAAGCCAATTTATTTTCGGTTTTATTAACTAATAATGCGAAATCCGATCAGCTCGTCGAAAATTTGGATAATTTAGTTAAAGAAAACTTTGTGCTCGATGCGACCATTTATGATTATAACGGCAAAGAATTGGCACAAAGTACCAATACCGGCAATCTTCGTGAACAACTTGGCCTAGAACATAAAAATGAAGGTGAATTTTCAACACAACAAATTGTTGAGCCCATTTATTCCGCCTCGAATAATGCCGTTCGTGGCTTTTTGCGTGTAACATTTGACGCGCAATATGCTCAAACGACGCAGAGCAAAATTAATCAAGTCTTCCACCGCTTATATGGTGAAATTGTCGTGGTTTTTTTATTAGGTGCTTTATTCGCCAGTTCCATTCATTATTTTTTAAGTCATTATCGTCGAACATATCGAAAACCAGTAGAAACTAAAACGGTGGTAAATTTACAAGGTAAATCGAGTAGCCAGCGTTTCCATCAACGTCGTCGAAGAATTTGA